In Chrysoperla carnea chromosome 2, inChrCarn1.1, whole genome shotgun sequence, the following proteins share a genomic window:
- the LOC123292870 gene encoding zinc finger protein 271-like — protein sequence MPVLPVQYGVVYQCNMASISDVMALVKLIINDNIDDNQQSIYGESSKLSTELIIKAEIDDNQQLIKHQNIQLEQLKSELIIKNEEIEYSSQSLDAESIDYLSIELVYKNDNVDENVKNENQLPTELIIKDKILEERENGLAEHTIKPYSCNICNKKFSQFQKYTFLEHKRSHKKEEQIEQHYSCNICERKFSDPKNLIEHKRFRHAIETNPEKPYSCDECNKKFFQKYGLLEHKRIHQKELYSCNVCNKVFSQKYGLIQHKRTHKNY from the exons ATGCCCGTTTTACCAGTACAATATGGTGTAGTATACCAGTGCAATATGGCATCGATTTCAGATGTCATGGCACTGGTCA aGTTGATAATTAACGATAATATTGATGATAATCAACAATCAATTTACGGCGAATCTTCTAAATTAAGTACAGAATTGATAATTAAAGCTGAAATTGATGATAATCAACAATTAATCAAACATCAAAACATACAATTGGaacaattaaaatcagaattgattattaaaaatgaagaaatcgAATACAGTTCACAATCACTTGATGCAGAATCCATCGATTATTTGAGTATAGAATTGGTGTATAAGAATGATAATGTTGATGAGaatgtcaaaaatgaaaatcaactgCCTACGGAACTAATAATAAAGGATAAAATATTAGAAGAACGTGAAAATGGTTTAGCAGAACATACTATAAAACCGtattcatgtaatatttgtaataaaaaattttcacaatttcaaaaatacacTTTTCTTGAGCATAAACGTTCTCATAAGAAGGAAGAACAAATAGAACAACATTATTCATGTAATATTTGCGAAAGAAAATTTTccgatccaaaaaatttgattgaacaTAAACGATTTCGTCACGCGATAGAAACAAATCCAGAAAAACCATATTCATGTgatgaatgtaataaaaaattttttcaaaaatatggttTACTCGAGCATAAACGAATTCATCAGAAAGAATTATATTCTtgtaatgtttgtaataaagTATTTTCACAGAAATACGGTTTAATTCAACATAAGCGAacccataaaaattattag